One Glutamicibacter mishrai genomic window carries:
- a CDS encoding metallopeptidase family protein, giving the protein MLSEISDDEFEQLVEQAIDAIPEAAFAMMDNVIFFIEDEYTPQPGEPENLEILGLYEGVALTERDSDWGFGALPDQITIFKNPTLRACETREEVVREIGITVMHEVAHHFGIDDEKLHDLGWA; this is encoded by the coding sequence ATGCTTTCAGAGATCAGCGACGACGAGTTCGAGCAGCTAGTTGAGCAGGCGATCGACGCCATTCCCGAGGCCGCTTTCGCCATGATGGACAACGTCATTTTCTTCATCGAAGACGAGTACACACCCCAGCCAGGAGAGCCAGAAAACCTTGAAATTCTGGGGCTATACGAGGGCGTGGCGCTGACCGAACGGGATTCAGACTGGGGTTTCGGCGCACTTCCGGACCAGATTACGATCTTCAAAAACCCGACGCTGCGCGCATGCGAAACCAGGGAAGAAGTGGTTCGCGAAATCGGCATTACGGTCATGCATGAGGTAGCCCATCACTTCGGCATCGACGACGAAAAATTGCACGATCTAGGGTGGGCTTGA
- a CDS encoding GNAT family N-acetyltransferase, translating into MNDYRIRLAAEHDVRQALEMKLQCWREAYAELREPTFFAHHEKELDGQVAWWERGLASGAQFFIAEDPQGRIIGLAGGTPAIEEDRDAGVDIELGMLYVLEEYYGSGLGAHLMDVVLGQREALVWVIEGNDRAMAFFEKQGFTADGTTEALVGTWQGLTERRMVRTHG; encoded by the coding sequence ATGAACGACTACCGAATCCGACTGGCTGCCGAACACGACGTGCGTCAAGCGCTGGAAATGAAGCTGCAATGCTGGCGTGAGGCCTATGCCGAATTGCGCGAACCAACCTTCTTCGCGCACCACGAAAAAGAACTCGACGGGCAAGTCGCGTGGTGGGAACGAGGACTGGCCTCCGGGGCGCAGTTCTTCATCGCCGAAGACCCGCAGGGCAGGATCATCGGGCTGGCCGGTGGCACCCCGGCCATCGAGGAAGACCGCGATGCCGGCGTGGATATCGAGCTGGGCATGCTCTACGTGCTTGAAGAGTACTACGGCAGCGGCCTGGGGGCACATCTGATGGACGTGGTGCTCGGGCAGCGCGAAGCGCTGGTCTGGGTGATCGAAGGCAACGATCGGGCCATGGCCTTCTTCGAAAAGCAAGGATTCACCGCCGACGGAACCACCGAAGCGCTGGTGGGCACCTGGCAAGGACTGACCGAACGACGGATGGTGCGCACACATGGCTAG
- a CDS encoding NCS2 family permease, with protein MSSSTKTASGTSAAARIDRYFKISERRSTFSTEVRGGIATFFAMSYIVVLNPLVLSGADSSGGELGIQRVAAVTAFVAGILTILMGIWARHPFAMATGLGVNAFVAITVATNPELTWADVMGLVLIAGVVMFILVLTGFRTAVFNAVPAGLKTAIVVGIGMFIALIGLVNAGFVQRIPDAANTTVPVGLGFDGELMGWPILVFIIGLLLTMALVVRKVKGAILIGIVVSAVIANILEAIFHIGEFETGSWSLVVPSMPDWTLPDLSLIGQVSIFGAFSKLGFTAASLLAFVILLSIFFDAMGTMVGLASEAGSMDENGQIENVDKVLMVDAAGAIIGGGTSSSSAQIFVESGAGIGEGARTGLASVVTGLLMIVAMFLSPLIYLVPFEAVAPALVVVGFMMITQVSKIDWSDWGIALPAFLTFTLMPFTYSIANGIGAGFISYVFIRATQGRAKEIHPLMWVVSAAFVLFFGIGLIEMWAGV; from the coding sequence ATGTCCTCCTCCACCAAAACTGCTTCCGGCACGTCTGCGGCCGCGCGGATCGACCGATACTTCAAGATTTCGGAACGGCGTTCGACGTTCTCCACCGAGGTTCGCGGCGGCATCGCCACCTTCTTCGCAATGAGCTACATCGTCGTCCTCAACCCGCTGGTGCTTTCCGGCGCCGACTCCTCGGGCGGCGAGTTGGGCATCCAGCGCGTTGCCGCGGTGACCGCTTTTGTGGCCGGCATCCTGACCATCCTCATGGGCATCTGGGCCCGCCACCCCTTCGCCATGGCCACCGGCCTTGGCGTCAATGCCTTCGTGGCCATCACCGTGGCCACCAACCCGGAACTGACCTGGGCCGACGTCATGGGCCTGGTGCTCATTGCCGGTGTGGTCATGTTCATCCTGGTGCTCACCGGGTTCAGAACCGCGGTCTTCAACGCGGTTCCGGCCGGGCTGAAAACGGCCATCGTGGTGGGCATCGGCATGTTCATCGCGCTGATCGGCCTGGTCAACGCGGGCTTCGTGCAGCGCATCCCGGACGCCGCGAATACCACCGTGCCGGTAGGCCTGGGCTTCGACGGCGAACTGATGGGCTGGCCGATCCTGGTCTTCATCATCGGCCTGCTGCTGACCATGGCCCTGGTCGTGCGCAAGGTCAAGGGCGCGATCCTGATCGGCATCGTCGTCTCTGCGGTGATCGCCAACATCCTGGAAGCCATCTTCCACATCGGCGAATTCGAAACCGGATCCTGGTCCCTGGTGGTTCCATCCATGCCGGATTGGACCCTGCCTGACCTGTCGCTGATCGGCCAGGTCAGCATCTTCGGCGCCTTCAGCAAGCTCGGCTTCACCGCCGCCTCGCTGCTGGCCTTCGTCATCCTGCTCTCGATCTTCTTCGATGCCATGGGCACCATGGTGGGCCTGGCCTCCGAGGCCGGCTCCATGGACGAAAACGGACAGATCGAAAACGTGGACAAGGTGCTGATGGTCGACGCCGCTGGCGCGATCATTGGCGGCGGCACCTCCAGCTCCTCGGCGCAGATCTTCGTGGAATCCGGTGCCGGCATCGGCGAAGGCGCACGCACCGGCCTGGCCTCGGTGGTCACCGGCCTGCTGATGATCGTCGCGATGTTCCTGAGCCCGCTGATCTACCTGGTGCCTTTCGAAGCGGTTGCTCCGGCACTGGTGGTCGTCGGCTTCATGATGATCACCCAGGTCTCCAAGATCGACTGGAGCGACTGGGGCATTGCGCTGCCGGCCTTCCTGACCTTCACCCTGATGCCATTCACCTACTCGATCGCCAACGGCATCGGCGCAGGCTTCATCTCCTACGTCTTCATCCGCGCCACCCAGGGCCGCGCCAAGGAAATCCACCCGCTGATGTGGGTTGTCTCCGCGGCCTTCGTCCTGTTCTTCGGCATCGGACTCATCGAGATGTGGGCCGGGGTCTAA
- a CDS encoding NlpC/P60 family protein produces MATRHTLGVAASTLALAASCLVGALPASASTSTTFPASVSIAAAPSASALPTDAEIQEAKKNKDSTNAMIARIEASLASSRAELQRVETEAAEAQESLLSAGEERDLRTAEAEKAVKQLDYAKTYLAQSRKDLGAIASDIYRNGAGTSTLGLLLDDNKEGDLFYKAATIDALSEQQVQSVNTASEAEALVSAWQEYADAAQSAAEEAAANYDSAAATANSTLNTYESAVEPEKKLRNELIGHLATLQQKEEAEVRKAVEKKEAKEQEAALEEAIATEDTTEVPEEKPAAVQPLAVAEPQELEPTDSQDEPTVKPKAVELDTLTPTAMPEPPKAEPTKTPEPQPTKTAEPTPEPTKTPEPKPTKTAEPKPEPKPTRTAEPKPEPKPTKTAEPKPTPKPTPKPTPKPTPKPTPKPEPTKTAEPEPEPQPDTGRSYSAAIAWALKTADDPSKYYVYGSNGPNAFDCSSFSQRAFGQSGISLPRTSTQQFFSAPQYVSLSNLRPGDLVFSSSNGGSSFYHVAIYIGNGNVVHARNPNAGISVTPLSWVNNLYSKAARY; encoded by the coding sequence ATGGCTACTCGCCACACGCTCGGTGTCGCCGCTAGCACACTAGCCTTAGCAGCATCCTGCCTTGTAGGTGCCCTGCCCGCGTCCGCATCAACTTCAACTACGTTCCCTGCATCTGTCTCCATCGCAGCTGCACCAAGCGCTTCGGCTCTGCCAACGGATGCAGAGATCCAAGAAGCCAAGAAGAACAAAGACTCTACGAACGCCATGATCGCTCGTATCGAGGCATCCCTGGCTTCCAGCCGCGCTGAACTGCAGCGGGTTGAAACCGAAGCCGCCGAGGCACAGGAATCCCTGCTCTCCGCTGGCGAAGAGCGCGACCTGCGCACCGCCGAAGCCGAGAAGGCCGTCAAGCAGCTGGATTACGCGAAGACCTACCTGGCACAGAGCCGCAAGGACCTGGGCGCCATCGCTTCGGATATCTACCGCAACGGCGCCGGCACCTCCACCCTGGGCTTGCTGCTGGATGACAACAAGGAAGGCGACCTCTTCTACAAGGCCGCCACCATCGACGCATTGAGCGAACAGCAGGTCCAGTCGGTCAACACCGCCTCCGAGGCAGAAGCATTGGTCTCCGCGTGGCAGGAATATGCCGACGCAGCCCAGAGCGCCGCTGAGGAAGCCGCCGCGAACTACGATTCAGCTGCAGCCACCGCCAACAGCACCCTGAACACTTACGAATCCGCCGTTGAGCCCGAGAAGAAGCTCCGCAACGAACTCATCGGCCACCTCGCTACCTTGCAGCAGAAGGAAGAAGCTGAAGTCCGCAAGGCAGTAGAGAAGAAGGAAGCCAAGGAACAGGAAGCCGCCCTCGAGGAGGCTATCGCCACCGAGGACACCACCGAAGTTCCCGAGGAAAAGCCAGCGGCAGTCCAGCCACTGGCCGTCGCAGAACCGCAGGAATTGGAACCTACCGATTCCCAGGACGAGCCAACGGTCAAGCCCAAGGCAGTGGAGCTCGATACCCTGACTCCAACCGCGATGCCTGAGCCTCCAAAGGCCGAGCCAACCAAGACTCCGGAGCCGCAGCCTACCAAGACTGCTGAGCCTACCCCGGAGCCAACCAAGACTCCAGAGCCAAAGCCGACCAAGACGGCCGAACCAAAGCCTGAGCCAAAGCCAACCAGGACGGCTGAACCGAAGCCTGAGCCAAAGCCGACGAAGACCGCTGAGCCAAAGCCGACTCCAAAGCCAACACCGAAGCCGACTCCTAAGCCAACGCCCAAGCCGACTCCAAAGCCTGAGCCAACCAAGACCGCTGAGCCAGAGCCAGAGCCGCAGCCAGATACCGGCCGCAGCTACTCGGCAGCAATCGCCTGGGCCTTGAAGACCGCTGACGATCCAAGCAAGTACTACGTCTACGGCAGCAACGGCCCTAACGCGTTCGACTGCTCGAGCTTCTCGCAGCGCGCTTTCGGCCAGTCGGGCATCAGCCTGCCGCGCACCTCGACCCAGCAGTTCTTCAGCGCTCCGCAGTACGTGTCGCTGAGCAACCTGCGCCCGGGCGACCTGGTGTTCTCCTCCTCCAACGGCGGATCATCGTTCTACCACGTAGCGATCTACATCGGTAACGGCAACGTAGTGCACGCCCGTAACCCGAATGCAGGTATTTCGGTGACGCCATTGAGCTGGGTCAACAACCTGTACTCGAAGGCAGCTCGCTACTAA
- a CDS encoding spermidine synthase, whose product MARDTKDSLLGEFPIDTGTAIIEADPYGGNRYILKVNGVPSSHVDLDDPTYLDFEYMRWMEPIFTYGFPAEDYDGRARKLRVLHLGGGGCSMARWVAASYENARQVVVELDAKLAELVRTSFDVPRAPLVRLRVGDAGQVLPTLSEESRDVIIRDVFAGSTTPRELTTVDYARQAQRVLDGGGVYIMNCGDTADLAGAKAEAATLLEVFEHVAMIADPPMLKGRRYGNIVFLASDEPLSLGAGFERNLRTAPLPAQLVSGAGVQRFAAGASPILP is encoded by the coding sequence ATGGCTAGGGATACCAAGGACTCGCTGCTCGGCGAATTCCCGATTGATACCGGAACCGCCATCATCGAGGCCGACCCCTACGGCGGGAACCGCTACATCCTGAAGGTCAACGGGGTTCCCTCATCGCATGTGGATCTGGATGATCCGACCTACCTGGACTTCGAGTACATGCGCTGGATGGAGCCGATTTTCACCTACGGCTTCCCGGCCGAGGACTATGACGGCCGCGCCCGCAAGCTGCGCGTGCTGCACCTGGGCGGCGGTGGCTGCTCCATGGCCCGCTGGGTCGCGGCCAGCTACGAAAACGCCCGCCAGGTAGTGGTGGAGCTCGATGCGAAGCTCGCTGAACTGGTGCGCACCAGCTTCGACGTGCCGCGCGCCCCGCTGGTCCGCCTGCGGGTAGGTGATGCCGGCCAGGTGCTGCCCACGCTGAGTGAAGAGAGCCGCGACGTGATCATCCGCGACGTGTTCGCCGGGAGCACCACCCCGCGCGAACTGACCACGGTGGACTACGCCCGCCAGGCTCAACGGGTCCTGGATGGCGGCGGCGTATACATCATGAACTGCGGGGATACCGCGGATCTGGCCGGAGCCAAGGCCGAGGCCGCCACCTTGCTCGAGGTCTTCGAGCATGTGGCCATGATCGCCGACCCGCCGATGCTCAAGGGGCGCCGCTACGGCAATATCGTTTTCCTGGCCAGCGACGAACCGCTCAGCCTCGGCGCCGGGTTCGAACGCAATCTGCGCACCGCACCGCTGCCAGCCCAGCTGGTCTCCGGGGCCGGTGTGCAGCGCTTCGCCGCCGGGGCGTCGCCGATCCTTCCCTAG
- a CDS encoding DUF2087 domain-containing protein: protein MSQEQNTAGTWIQVAAGLKNPGMRQLLGAVLTGAGVPEQPGKTQLKDLARWQKIGLLGPDGQLNEKLLDQTLSSASAAQADRTGIQRFFTGHRLDTLPAKPADRHEVLVSIRDAVIGADEQLREEQVNERLRVFHPDVALLRRYMVDHALLLRAADGSSYRRWDES, encoded by the coding sequence ATGAGCCAAGAGCAGAACACCGCGGGAACCTGGATCCAAGTGGCCGCGGGATTAAAGAACCCGGGCATGCGACAGCTGCTCGGAGCCGTCCTGACCGGCGCCGGGGTCCCGGAACAGCCGGGCAAGACCCAGCTCAAGGACCTCGCCCGCTGGCAGAAGATCGGACTGCTTGGCCCAGATGGGCAGTTGAACGAAAAACTGCTGGATCAGACGCTGTCCTCGGCGAGCGCGGCGCAGGCGGACCGTACCGGCATCCAGCGGTTTTTCACCGGCCACCGGCTCGATACGCTGCCGGCCAAGCCCGCTGACCGGCACGAGGTGCTGGTATCCATCCGCGACGCGGTGATCGGCGCCGATGAGCAGCTGCGCGAAGAGCAGGTTAATGAGCGGCTGCGGGTATTCCACCCGGATGTCGCCCTGCTGCGCCGGTACATGGTCGACCACGCGCTGCTGCTGCGCGCCGCCGATGGCTCCAGCTACCGGCGCTGGGACGAATCCTAG
- a CDS encoding AzlC family ABC transporter permease — protein MGLSISIATGLYGISFGALSIAAGLNLWQTVALSALMFTGGSQFAFIGVISGGGAGSAAFSAASLLGVRNAVYGMQIKQTLRPHGRHVPWMAQVTIDESTAVSLGQAGIGEKRRGFFTAGIGVYVLWNLFTIIGALLGERMGDPAAWGLDGAAVAAFIGLLWPRLTSMQPALIAVAAAILTALAVPVSAPGLPILITAVAAALYAVFSVRTKPAATEHGGLRSVDEEQA, from the coding sequence ATGGGGCTGTCCATCTCGATTGCCACCGGGTTGTACGGAATTTCCTTTGGCGCGCTGTCCATTGCCGCCGGGCTGAACCTCTGGCAGACCGTGGCCTTGAGCGCCTTGATGTTCACCGGCGGATCGCAGTTCGCCTTCATCGGCGTGATCTCCGGCGGAGGGGCAGGCTCGGCTGCTTTTTCGGCTGCCTCGCTGTTGGGCGTGCGCAACGCCGTGTACGGCATGCAGATCAAGCAGACCTTGCGCCCGCACGGCCGGCACGTTCCGTGGATGGCCCAGGTGACCATCGACGAATCCACCGCCGTGAGCCTCGGCCAGGCAGGGATCGGGGAAAAGCGCCGCGGATTCTTCACCGCAGGCATCGGGGTGTACGTGCTGTGGAACCTGTTCACCATCATCGGCGCACTGCTGGGCGAACGCATGGGGGATCCGGCGGCCTGGGGGCTTGACGGGGCGGCGGTGGCGGCCTTTATCGGCCTGTTGTGGCCTCGGCTCACATCGATGCAACCGGCGCTGATTGCCGTGGCCGCGGCGATCCTGACCGCGCTGGCGGTGCCCGTCAGCGCACCGGGCCTGCCCATTTTGATCACTGCTGTTGCCGCCGCGCTCTACGCGGTGTTCAGCGTGCGCACAAAGCCCGCGGCAACAGAACATGGCGGGCTGCGCAGCGTGGATGAGGAGCAAGCATGA
- a CDS encoding thiamine-binding protein, whose product MIVAFSVAPSGTGSNPDGSVHDAVAEAVKVVRESGLPNRTSSMFTEIEGEWDEVFDVVKRATEAVAPFGSRISLVIKADIRPGREGELDGKIQRLEKAIKDSEESASK is encoded by the coding sequence ATGATTGTAGCTTTTTCTGTAGCCCCTTCCGGTACCGGCAGCAACCCCGATGGCTCGGTGCATGATGCCGTCGCCGAAGCCGTGAAAGTGGTGCGCGAGTCCGGCCTGCCCAACCGCACCAGCTCGATGTTCACCGAAATCGAAGGCGAATGGGACGAGGTCTTCGACGTCGTCAAGCGCGCCACCGAAGCCGTGGCGCCTTTCGGCTCCCGCATCTCGCTGGTGATCAAGGCCGACATCCGACCGGGGCGAGAAGGCGAGCTGGACGGGAAGATCCAGCGGCTCGAAAAGGCTATCAAGGACAGCGAGGAGAGTGCATCGAAATGA
- a CDS encoding glycerophosphodiester phosphodiesterase, producing the protein MDTLFFAHRGSSHKYSENTRAAYLQAIDEGADGIECDVHLSMDGQVVCHHDPTVDRTSDASGLVSAFTLEQLKAMDFTGVVPAEVPAEYGTENEQLLSLDELLALIEDRGKPVGLAVEIKHPSPYGYLLEDRVLQVLAGHGFDPQTGRAGSQGQIAVTLMSFEPDALRYLGRTVNTDLLCQLMTEVNPEYIQELLDSGQVGRAGVYSVLYRSVAEGIELINAGGAGIIGSGVAWTRANEQMVRRWLAEGRQARIWTVDRPADAQYLIDLGVGELTSNRPVELRRELEQH; encoded by the coding sequence ATGGATACGCTCTTCTTCGCCCACCGCGGCAGTTCCCATAAATATTCGGAGAATACCCGGGCCGCCTACCTGCAGGCCATCGACGAGGGGGCCGACGGGATCGAATGCGATGTCCACTTGAGCATGGACGGCCAAGTGGTGTGCCACCACGACCCCACGGTGGATCGCACCTCCGATGCCTCGGGCCTGGTCTCGGCCTTCACCCTCGAACAGCTCAAGGCCATGGACTTCACCGGGGTGGTGCCCGCCGAGGTCCCGGCCGAATACGGCACCGAGAACGAGCAGCTGCTCAGCCTCGATGAGCTGCTGGCGCTGATCGAGGACCGCGGCAAGCCGGTGGGCCTGGCCGTGGAGATCAAGCACCCCAGCCCCTATGGCTACCTGCTCGAGGACCGGGTGCTGCAGGTGCTTGCCGGCCATGGCTTCGACCCGCAGACCGGCCGCGCCGGAAGCCAGGGGCAGATCGCGGTGACCTTGATGAGCTTCGAACCCGATGCGCTGCGCTATCTGGGCCGCACGGTGAATACCGATCTGCTGTGCCAGCTGATGACCGAGGTGAATCCCGAATACATCCAGGAGCTCTTGGACTCCGGGCAGGTCGGGCGGGCTGGCGTGTACTCGGTGCTCTACCGCTCGGTGGCCGAGGGCATCGAGCTGATCAACGCCGGGGGCGCTGGCATCATCGGCTCCGGGGTGGCCTGGACCCGCGCCAATGAGCAGATGGTGCGCCGCTGGCTCGCTGAAGGACGCCAAGCGCGGATCTGGACCGTGGATCGGCCCGCCGACGCGCAGTATCTGATCGACCTCGGGGTCGGGGAACTGACCAGCAACCGTCCGGTGGAACTTCGCAGGGAATTGGAGCAGCACTAG
- a CDS encoding O-methyltransferase: protein MTRHSTDREAGLVEQYLEESLGLGIESLEKGREHARAAGLPPIEVSAGQGKLLQLLAEMIGARRVLEIGTLGGYSTSWLALGAGAAGTVITCEFEPLHASVARENLERSGLADRVQIKLGAAEGTLDSLIAKRTEAFDLVFIDADKRNNVRYLERALKLSHPGTVLVLDNVVRGGAILDDPAKLGNQEADVRGVQESLAWLRENPRVSATALQTLGAKGWDGFAIARVL from the coding sequence ATGACCCGCCATTCAACTGACCGTGAAGCCGGTTTAGTTGAGCAGTATCTCGAGGAATCCCTCGGGCTTGGAATCGAGTCCCTGGAGAAGGGGCGCGAGCACGCGCGGGCTGCCGGTCTGCCGCCCATCGAAGTCAGTGCGGGACAGGGCAAGCTCCTGCAGCTGCTGGCCGAAATGATCGGCGCCCGCCGGGTTTTGGAGATCGGCACCCTGGGCGGCTATTCGACCAGCTGGCTGGCCCTCGGAGCCGGCGCGGCAGGAACGGTCATCACCTGCGAATTCGAGCCGTTGCACGCCTCGGTAGCGCGGGAGAACCTGGAACGCTCCGGGCTCGCGGACCGGGTGCAGATCAAGCTGGGCGCCGCCGAAGGCACCTTGGATTCGCTGATAGCCAAGCGGACCGAGGCTTTCGACCTGGTCTTCATCGATGCCGACAAGCGCAATAACGTCCGCTATCTTGAACGCGCGCTGAAGCTGTCGCATCCGGGCACCGTGCTGGTGCTCGATAACGTGGTGCGCGGCGGTGCGATCCTGGATGATCCAGCCAAGCTGGGCAACCAGGAAGCCGATGTGCGCGGGGTCCAGGAATCGCTGGCGTGGCTGCGGGAGAACCCGAGGGTGTCGGCTACCGCGCTGCAGACCCTGGGTGCCAAGGGCTGGGACGGATTCGCGATCGCGCGGGTGCTGTAG
- a CDS encoding universal stress protein: MSDEAPVAAEKIEGIVVGVDGSQQSKCALRWAEREAVRRGSVLNIVSAYTIPVFAASSMDAGYSTLDDDLIRGGAEEIVRQARADLEGSQAQIRTYIESGDPAGVLLDLSQDAELVVVGTRGRGGFVGRLLGSVSSALPAHSKCPTVVVPLCMSKEQESSGNAAVERNCIVVGVDGSDRARSAVLAAADAAVASDLTLRLICAVPPVGAALAWMPATIDQEAVLEDVRYQMSVGTKWLRSHYPELKMETDVVSGPPVEVLIRESEHAVLTVTGSRGRGGFTGMLLGSTSQGVLHHSKGPVMVVPDSEDPRLEDRKNFDTRAQEQ, encoded by the coding sequence ATGAGTGATGAAGCGCCAGTCGCAGCAGAAAAGATCGAAGGAATTGTTGTCGGTGTTGATGGTTCGCAGCAAAGCAAGTGCGCTTTGCGGTGGGCCGAACGCGAGGCGGTGCGCCGCGGAAGCGTGCTGAATATCGTTTCCGCCTACACCATTCCGGTCTTCGCCGCGTCCTCCATGGATGCTGGTTACTCGACCCTGGACGATGATTTGATTCGTGGCGGAGCCGAGGAAATCGTCCGGCAGGCGCGGGCTGATCTTGAAGGCAGCCAGGCTCAGATCCGCACCTATATCGAGTCCGGGGATCCGGCCGGGGTGCTTCTGGATTTGAGCCAGGATGCCGAATTGGTTGTCGTAGGCACCCGTGGCCGCGGTGGTTTTGTGGGACGTTTGCTCGGCTCGGTATCCTCCGCGCTGCCGGCCCACTCCAAATGCCCGACTGTTGTGGTGCCGCTGTGCATGTCCAAGGAACAGGAGAGCTCCGGCAACGCGGCCGTTGAGCGCAACTGCATCGTGGTTGGCGTGGATGGCTCGGATCGGGCCCGCTCCGCGGTGCTCGCCGCGGCCGATGCGGCGGTCGCCAGCGACCTGACCCTGCGCCTGATCTGCGCGGTGCCTCCGGTAGGCGCGGCGCTGGCGTGGATGCCGGCGACCATTGACCAGGAAGCCGTGCTGGAAGATGTCCGCTACCAGATGAGCGTGGGCACCAAGTGGCTGCGTTCGCATTACCCGGAGCTGAAGATGGAGACCGATGTGGTTTCCGGGCCTCCGGTAGAAGTGCTGATTCGCGAGTCGGAGCATGCGGTGCTGACGGTGACCGGTTCGCGCGGCCGCGGTGGATTCACCGGCATGCTGCTGGGCTCCACCTCGCAGGGCGTGCTGCACCACTCCAAGGGGCCGGTGATGGTGGTTCCCGATTCGGAGGATCCGCGCTTGGAGGACCGGAAGAACTTCGACACCCGGGCCCAGGAGCAGTAG
- a CDS encoding AzlD domain-containing protein encodes MSELSWWILASCLTAYAIKLCGYFVPRKVLDSPLMTHVASTLTVALLASLVTVNAFTSGQELVIDARIGALAAAIIALIFKAPYLVVVLVGALAAVLLRATGLAA; translated from the coding sequence ATGAGTGAACTGAGCTGGTGGATCCTGGCCTCGTGCCTCACCGCCTATGCCATCAAGCTCTGCGGCTACTTCGTGCCGCGCAAGGTGCTCGACTCGCCGCTGATGACCCATGTGGCCTCGACCTTGACCGTCGCATTGCTGGCCTCCCTGGTCACGGTCAACGCCTTCACCTCGGGCCAGGAGCTGGTGATCGATGCGCGCATCGGCGCCCTGGCGGCGGCCATTATCGCGCTGATCTTCAAGGCGCCCTATCTTGTGGTGGTGCTCGTCGGGGCGCTGGCCGCAGTACTTTTGCGAGCCACCGGGCTGGCCGCCTGA